The following coding sequences lie in one Prochlorococcus marinus XMU1411 genomic window:
- the purU gene encoding formyltetrahydrofolate deformylase: MEHPSIIFKIVCPDRPGLVSLLTSWISNYGGNIKHSDHHTDQDAGLFLSRIEWNSNNEFINRDEIYKEFEKIADEVNGKFNVNYSDEIPNVAIFVSKQNHCLIDLLWRVRNGELKMKVPLIISNHSDLKNIANDFNAKFIHIDTFKTDKSIVEDQFLNLLKEYEIDLVVLAKYMQILSDSFLKKFSSIINIHHSFLPAFKGGHPYHRAWKRGVKLIGATAHYVTEDLDEGPIIEQCTVNVSHRDEVDDLIRKGRDIERIALARAVRLHLNHQVFVYDSKTAVFD; encoded by the coding sequence TTGGAACATCCTTCAATTATATTCAAAATTGTTTGTCCTGATCGTCCTGGCCTTGTAAGTTTACTTACAAGTTGGATTTCAAATTACGGTGGCAACATAAAACATTCTGATCATCATACAGATCAAGATGCGGGTTTATTTCTTAGTCGAATTGAATGGAATAGTAACAATGAATTTATTAATAGAGATGAAATTTATAAAGAATTTGAAAAAATTGCAGATGAAGTAAATGGAAAATTTAACGTAAATTATTCTGATGAAATTCCAAATGTTGCTATTTTCGTGAGTAAACAAAATCATTGTTTGATTGATTTACTTTGGCGAGTAAGAAATGGAGAACTCAAAATGAAAGTCCCGTTAATAATTTCAAATCATTCTGATCTTAAAAATATTGCAAATGATTTTAATGCAAAATTTATTCATATTGATACCTTTAAAACTGATAAATCTATTGTTGAAGATCAATTTTTAAATTTACTAAAAGAATATGAAATTGATCTTGTTGTATTAGCCAAATATATGCAAATTTTGAGTGACTCTTTTTTAAAAAAGTTTTCTTCAATAATAAATATTCATCATTCTTTCTTGCCCGCATTTAAGGGCGGCCACCCATATCATCGAGCTTGGAAGAGAGGTGTTAAATTAATCGGTGCTACTGCTCATTATGTTACTGAAGATCTTGATGAAGGCCCGATAATAGAGCAATGTACAGTTAATGTAAGTCATAGAGATGAAGTTGACGATTTGATTAGAAAAGGAAGAGATATTGAAAGAATAGCTCTAGCAAGAGCGGTTAGATTACACCTAAATCATCAAGTA